From Paracoccus suum, the proteins below share one genomic window:
- a CDS encoding ABC transporter substrate-binding protein encodes MKMKFVLSMVAAAMLGQTAAAETLTVGAYPANPPWEFKNEQSAFEGFEVDLVNEIGKRIGMDIEFKDLGFQALFAAISSGRIDMAISTITITDERLRSQDFTQGYYDSDLALIANKDSAVAGMGDMKGKTVGVLSSSVAENWVKDNTEKVGFANVRGYTAQQDLLLDVRAGRLDGAVGDLAGYQYAFRQMPDLKILETIPTGDRFGIMMPKGSKHLEKVNAAVSAIKEDGTLAKIHEKWLGVAPAAGTSTVTVLPLPKAE; translated from the coding sequence ATGAAGATGAAGTTTGTGCTGTCGATGGTCGCGGCAGCGATGCTTGGCCAAACCGCGGCTGCCGAAACGCTGACCGTTGGCGCCTACCCGGCCAACCCGCCGTGGGAGTTCAAGAACGAGCAGAGCGCCTTTGAGGGGTTCGAGGTCGATCTGGTGAACGAAATCGGCAAGCGCATCGGTATGGATATCGAGTTCAAGGACCTCGGCTTCCAGGCGCTCTTTGCTGCGATCTCCTCGGGTCGCATCGACATGGCGATTTCGACCATCACGATCACGGACGAGCGCTTGCGCAGCCAGGATTTCACCCAAGGCTATTACGACAGCGACCTCGCACTGATCGCCAACAAGGACAGCGCGGTTGCCGGCATGGGCGACATGAAGGGCAAGACCGTGGGCGTCTTGTCCTCGTCGGTGGCCGAGAACTGGGTCAAGGACAACACCGAAAAGGTCGGCTTCGCCAATGTGCGCGGATACACGGCGCAACAGGACCTGCTGCTGGACGTGCGCGCGGGTCGCCTCGACGGGGCGGTCGGGGACCTTGCGGGATACCAGTATGCCTTCCGGCAGATGCCCGATCTCAAGATCCTCGAGACGATCCCGACCGGGGACCGCTTTGGCATCATGATGCCCAAGGGCTCCAAGCACCTCGAAAAGGTGAACGCCGCAGTTTCTGCAATTAAGGAGGATGGCACCCTCGCAAAGATCCACGAAAAATGGCTTGGCGTGGCGCCGGCAGCAGGCACGTCGACCGTAACAGTACTGCCCCTGCCCAAGGCAGAGTGA
- a CDS encoding GntR family transcriptional regulator, producing the protein MKPGKTDSAYDVLRRSILNGTHAPGAPLRVAALAKAHGISATPLREALSRLEEKQLVVASPNCGWRVAAVSFEELSDLETARLSLEQQLLRESIIHGGMEWESDLVAAHHRLMHTPQPIGREAVADRERWIDAHDSFHMRLIAAGLSAWLRSFYAVTLEQLQRHHQALLFHPDSINPDREGRHSDDTLDLLHAALSHEHHTKLMQAALDRDQDAASALLDEHVQITMSIYRSVVNRGDG; encoded by the coding sequence ATGAAGCCTGGAAAAACAGATAGCGCCTACGATGTGCTTAGGAGGTCGATCCTCAATGGCACACACGCGCCCGGCGCGCCGCTGAGGGTTGCGGCCCTGGCGAAGGCGCATGGCATCAGCGCGACGCCGCTGCGCGAGGCCTTGTCGCGGCTTGAGGAAAAGCAACTCGTCGTGGCTAGCCCAAACTGCGGTTGGCGCGTGGCCGCGGTCTCGTTCGAGGAACTGAGCGATCTGGAAACCGCACGGCTGTCGCTGGAACAGCAGCTGCTGCGGGAATCCATCATCCATGGCGGTATGGAGTGGGAGTCCGACCTGGTCGCCGCGCATCATCGCCTGATGCACACCCCTCAGCCGATCGGGCGCGAGGCCGTTGCAGACCGCGAGCGCTGGATCGACGCGCATGACAGCTTTCACATGCGGCTGATCGCAGCCGGTCTGTCCGCCTGGCTGAGGTCATTCTACGCCGTGACGCTGGAGCAGCTTCAACGTCACCACCAGGCGCTGCTGTTTCACCCGGACTCGATCAATCCGGATCGCGAGGGGCGGCATTCGGACGATACACTGGACCTGCTCCACGCGGCGCTTTCGCATGAGCACCACACCAAGCTGATGCAGGCCGCGCTCGACCGCGACCAGGACGCGGCGAGCGCGCTGCTGGACGAGCATGTGCAAATCACCATGTCGATCTATCGCTCGGTCGTGAATCGCGGCGACGGCTAA
- the kynU gene encoding kynureninase — MTHSSPVPANGETAPLYRRHRFLLADDVTYLDGNSLGPLPRSVPDRVATAVRDEWGDSLVKGWNDAGWFGLPTKVARRIEPLIGAESQTVSVGDSTSVNLFKVLSAALKLAGPRRRILSDAGNFPSDLYVADGLTRLVESGFHVTALPCEDVESAIGDDVAIVMLTEVDYRTGRRRDMKAVTEAAHASGAIIIWDLAHSAGAFPVRLADCGADFAVGCGYKFLNGGPGAPAFLYVAPRHADAFTPAIAGWMGHADPFAFDSSYRPAAGIQKMQAGTPAILSLTALDEALTLYDDVDLCELQAASQKLGDLFIEAVETRCPDLVLASPRAAAERGSQVSFRHPQGYAVMRALIDRNVIGDFRAPDILRFGITPLYTNEGDIRHAADVLYQVLRDRLWDREAYRVRAAVT, encoded by the coding sequence ATGACGCACAGTTCCCCCGTGCCGGCCAACGGCGAAACAGCGCCGCTGTATCGCCGTCACCGCTTTTTGCTCGCGGACGATGTCACCTATCTGGATGGCAATTCGCTAGGCCCCCTGCCCAGGTCCGTGCCCGACCGCGTCGCGACCGCCGTGCGGGACGAATGGGGCGATTCGCTGGTAAAGGGCTGGAACGACGCCGGATGGTTCGGGCTACCCACCAAGGTCGCGCGGCGCATCGAACCGCTGATCGGTGCCGAGTCGCAGACGGTCTCGGTGGGCGATTCGACCTCGGTGAACCTATTCAAGGTTCTCAGCGCGGCGCTCAAACTGGCAGGGCCACGCCGCCGCATTCTCTCGGATGCCGGCAATTTTCCCAGCGACCTCTACGTCGCGGACGGGTTGACCCGGCTTGTCGAGAGCGGGTTTCACGTCACCGCCCTGCCCTGCGAAGATGTCGAGTCCGCGATCGGCGACGACGTCGCCATCGTCATGCTGACCGAGGTCGATTACCGCACCGGACGGCGGCGCGACATGAAAGCGGTGACCGAGGCCGCGCATGCATCCGGTGCAATCATCATCTGGGACCTGGCGCATTCCGCCGGCGCATTTCCCGTCCGGCTGGCCGATTGTGGCGCGGATTTTGCGGTCGGCTGCGGCTACAAATTCCTGAACGGCGGCCCCGGCGCGCCGGCCTTCCTATACGTCGCGCCGCGCCACGCCGATGCATTCACGCCGGCCATCGCGGGTTGGATGGGTCATGCCGACCCTTTCGCTTTCGACTCGTCCTACCGCCCAGCGGCCGGAATCCAGAAAATGCAGGCCGGGACGCCGGCCATCCTGTCACTGACGGCGCTGGACGAGGCGCTGACCCTCTATGACGATGTCGACCTGTGCGAACTGCAGGCGGCCTCTCAGAAGTTGGGCGATCTTTTCATCGAGGCTGTCGAGACACGCTGCCCCGATCTGGTCCTGGCATCGCCGCGCGCGGCGGCTGAGCGCGGCAGCCAGGTCTCGTTCCGTCACCCGCAGGGCTACGCGGTCATGCGGGCGCTGATCGACCGTAACGTGATCGGCGATTTCCGCGCGCCCGACATCCTGCGCTTCGGGATCACTCCGCTCTACACGAACGAGGGCGACATCCGCCACGCCGCCGACGTCCTCTATCAGGTCCTGCGCGACCGGCTGTGGGATCGCGAGGCGTATCGCGTCCGCGCCGCTGTGACATGA
- a CDS encoding SDR family NAD(P)-dependent oxidoreductase: MTKQRVAVITGAAGGMGRAIVAALLRDDIRCYGLDIEGDALSGMAAEIGPEFVGLRVDLTDPAQIRAAFERIASEAGGVDILANNAGTCLMSEFPDIPPAELDRQMSLNFSSAFHCCQAAIKLMQNRDGVRKIINISSNGAYNFDVFDPPHYRASKAALDTLTKDLARRFARDKIAVNSIAPAMTETPLFKVVSDEVLQAAIAQMPHGRAMQPAEVAEWVRFLASPAGDISSGNVIILNQGRDVR; the protein is encoded by the coding sequence ATGACGAAACAACGTGTCGCGGTGATCACGGGCGCGGCCGGAGGCATGGGCCGTGCCATCGTGGCGGCGCTGCTGCGCGACGATATTCGCTGCTATGGCCTCGACATCGAGGGCGACGCGCTTAGCGGGATGGCGGCCGAAATCGGGCCCGAGTTCGTCGGGCTGCGCGTTGACCTGACCGATCCCGCGCAGATCCGGGCTGCCTTCGAGCGCATCGCCAGTGAAGCAGGCGGCGTCGATATCCTGGCCAACAACGCCGGCACCTGCCTGATGTCCGAGTTTCCCGACATCCCGCCTGCAGAGCTTGACCGCCAGATGAGCCTGAATTTCTCGTCGGCGTTTCACTGCTGCCAGGCTGCGATCAAGCTGATGCAAAACCGCGACGGCGTAAGGAAGATCATCAATATCTCGTCGAATGGCGCCTATAATTTCGACGTCTTTGACCCGCCGCATTACCGGGCCAGCAAGGCGGCACTGGACACGCTGACCAAGGATCTGGCCCGACGTTTTGCGCGCGACAAGATCGCCGTCAACTCCATCGCCCCGGCCATGACGGAAACGCCACTCTTCAAGGTCGTCAGCGACGAGGTGTTGCAGGCGGCGATTGCTCAAATGCCGCATGGCCGCGCCATGCAACCCGCCGAGGTCGCGGAATGGGTACGTTTTCTCGCGTCCCCCGCCGGAGATATCTCCAGCGGGAACGTGATCATTCTCAATCAGGGCCGCGATGTCCGCTAG
- a CDS encoding N-acyl homoserine lactonase family protein, which yields MLDYGLFKVHANGRVIGICGFLIRTTAGENILIDTGFPRKYAYDFAASSAEDRLGEFGEVLDLTERNLPPAQLALTGIAVADVDILIMTHTHIDHVGGIADFPGRPILMSRAERALERPSYWGDLRPFDWPDREYLLIDADTEIGPGIRVLHVPGHAPGQLAIEVDLPETGTVLITGDAISRPSEIDEGFGGSWDVARACESGSRLMQRAEQSGAFVIYGHSPEQWPKLRKAPDFYG from the coding sequence GTGCTGGACTATGGTTTATTCAAGGTCCACGCAAATGGTCGCGTTATCGGGATATGTGGTTTTCTGATCCGCACGACCGCCGGCGAGAATATTCTGATCGATACAGGATTTCCGCGGAAATATGCTTATGACTTCGCGGCCTCCTCAGCCGAAGATCGGCTTGGTGAGTTCGGGGAAGTGCTCGATCTTACGGAACGGAATCTGCCCCCGGCGCAGTTGGCATTGACCGGGATCGCGGTGGCCGATGTGGACATTTTGATCATGACTCACACCCATATCGACCATGTGGGCGGCATCGCGGACTTTCCGGGACGCCCAATTCTGATGTCCCGGGCCGAGCGCGCGCTGGAGCGTCCATCGTATTGGGGCGATCTCCGTCCGTTCGACTGGCCTGACCGAGAATATCTGCTCATCGATGCCGATACCGAGATTGGCCCTGGGATCCGGGTGTTGCATGTGCCGGGGCACGCGCCAGGCCAACTCGCGATCGAGGTCGACCTGCCCGAAACTGGCACCGTCCTGATCACCGGCGATGCCATTTCGCGGCCGTCCGAGATCGACGAAGGCTTCGGCGGCTCTTGGGACGTTGCGCGGGCCTGCGAAAGCGGATCGCGCCTGATGCAGCGGGCCGAACAAAGCGGTGCCTTTGTCATTTACGGCCACTCTCCCGAGCAATGGCCGAAGCTGCGCAAGGCGCCCGATTTCTACGGCTAG